GGTCGTATTTTCGGTCCTCAGCCCCGTGATTATAGCTTTAAGTTAAACAAAAAGTTGAAAGCGGTTGCTCGTAAATCTGCTTTAAGTTACAAAGCGCAAGAAAACAACATTTTAATTTTAGATGATGTGAATTTCGATTCGATCAAGACTAAAAACTATGTAAAGCTTATTGCTGACTTGAATGTAGCTAACGAAAAAACCTTATTGGTTTTACCAGCGTTGAACAAGAATGTTTATTTATCAAGCAGAAATTTGAAGAAGACGAAAGTGATTACAGCTGCAGATATCAATACATATGACGTATTGAATGCAAGCAAACTTTTGTTAACTGCAGATACTGTTAAAACATTGGAGGAGGCATTTGCTAAGTAACATGGAGATTTTAAAGAAACCCGTATTGACAGAAAAAGCATCGATTTTAACAGAAAAATCTAATCGCTATGCTTTTAAAGTGGATCATAGAGCCAATAAATTGCAGATTAAAGCTGCTGTTGAACAGATGTTCGGGGTGAACGTTGCTGCTGTAAACACCATGGTTGTTTGCGGAAAAACCAAAAGCCGTTACACTAAAGCAGGTAATATCACAGGCCGTGCTCCTAAATATAAGAAGGCCATCATTACGTTAAAGGATGGTGAAACAATTGACTTTTACAGTACTATATAATTAAAAATGGCAGTTAAAAGATTCAAACCGGTTACTCCTGGTACTCGCTTCAGAGTTGGAGCAGACTATTCTGATGTAACCACCAACGTTCCTGAAAAGTCGTTGGTTGTAAAGATCAAGAAATCTGGGGGTAGAAATAATACCGGTAAAATGACTATGCGTTATCTCGGTGGGGGACATAAGAAATCATACCGATTGATAGATTTTAAACGCGATAAAAAGGATGTCCCCGCTAAAGTGGCTACTATAGAGTATGATCCTAACCGTACCGCACGTATTGCGTTGTTAAATTACGCCGACGGTGAGAAGCGTTACATTATTGCTCCGGAAGGATTGCAAGTTGGACAAACCATTGTAGCAGGCGAAAATGTAGCACCCGAGATAGGGAATACCTTACCGCTAAAAAATATCCCTTTAGGTTCTATTATTCATAATATTGAATTAAATCCAGGACAAGGGGGATCTATAGCCCGTAGTGCAGGAACTTATGCGCAACTATCGGCACGTGATGGAAAGTATGCTATTATCAAATTGCCTTCAAGTGAAACACGGATGATCTTGGCGAGTTGTGTAGCTACCATCGGAGCTGTTTCCAATCCTGAAAAAGCTAATCAAGTATTAGGAAAAGCGGGTAGAAAGCGTTGGTTAGGCCGTCGTCCTCGTGTTCGTGGTGTTGCTATGAACCCGGTTGATCACCCAATGGGTGGTGGTGAAGGCAGAGCTTCAGGAGGTCATCCACGTTCACGCACAGGGGTATTAGCGAAAGGTTACAAAACCCGCTATAAGAAAAAAACATCGAATCGTTACATCATTGAGAGAAGGAAAAAATAATGGCTCGTTCAATAAAAAAAGGTCCTTATATTGATCATAACTTAGAGAGAAAAGTTCTTTCTATGAATGAAACCAACAAGAAATCAGTTGTTAAAACTTGGTCGCGTAGATCTATGATTTCTCCAGATTTTGTTGGTCATACCTTCGCAGTTCATAACGGAAATAAATTTATTCCGGTGTATGTAACCGAGAATATGGTTGGCCATAAATTAGGAGAGTTTGCTCCAACCAGAACATTTAGAGGTCACGCTGAAAAGAAAAAATAATAGGCAATGGAAGCAACAAATAAAGTAAAGAAGAAAAAATCTGTACTGATAAGAGAGCAAAAAGAACAGGCACAGAAGGGTGGCGCTTCTACTGCCAAATTATTGAACTGCCCAACGTCTCCACGGAAAATGCGTTTGGTAGTAGATCTTATCAGAGGTGAAAAAGTTGAGAAAGCATTGTATATATTGAAGTATACAAATAAAGAGGCAGCCGGTAGAGTTGAAAAATTATTATTATCAGCGATTAAGAACTGGGAAGCTAGCAACGAAGATAAACGCGTTGAAGACAGTGAACTTTATGTAAAGGAAGTTTCTGTCGGAGGCGGTCGTCAATTAAAAAGATTAAGACCTGCACCGCAAGGCCGTGGTTATAGAATCCGTAAGCGTTCGAACCATGTAACCCTTGTTGTTGACAGCAAAACTACTGAACCACAAAACTAATTAGGAGAAATGGGACAAAAAGCACATCCAATAGGTAACAGATTAGGAATCATCAAAGGTTGGGATTCTAACTGGTTCGGTGGCAACAACTACTCCGATAAATTAGTTGAAGATGAGAAAATCAGAAAGTATCTTTCTGTTCGTATCGCTAAAGGTGGCGTAGCTAAAGTTGTTATCGAGCGTACATTGAAACGCATTACTGTAACGATTCATACGGCGCGCCCGGGTATTGTTATCGGTAAAGGCGGACAGGAAGTTGATAAAATCAAGGAAGAGCTTAAAAAGCTTACCAAAAAAGACGTTCAGATTAACATCTTTGAGATCAAACGTCCTGAGCTAGACGCTCAATTAGTCGCAGATGGTGTGGCGAAGCAATTAGAGGCTCGTATATCATTTCGTCGTGCGATGAAAACAACCATTGCGTCAACTATGCGTATGGGAGCGGAAGGTATCAAAATTATGTGTTCCGGTCGTTTGGGAGGAGCTGAAATGGCGCGTACCGAACAGTACAAAGAAGGTCGAATTCCATTGCATACTTTTCGTGCTGACATCGACTATGCTTTAACAGAAGCACACACAACCTATGGTAAAATAGGTGTTAAAGTATGGATTTGTAAGGGCGAAGTTTACGGTAAGCGTGATTTATCTCCAAATGTAGGTCAGGGTAACGTTAAAGGTAGAGGCGAAGGAGCCGGTAACTTTGGCGGTGATCGTAATAGGGGAGGCAACGACCGTAGAGGAGGAAGAAATGATCGTAGAGGTGGACGTGGCGGTAACCGCAGCGGCGCCGGTAGAGGGAAAAACTAATTTAGGTATCATGAAAGTGCTGCCTTTGGCAGCGTTTGATTAATCATATTAAAACACAATGTTACAGCCAAAAAGAACGAAGTTCAGAAAGATGCAGAAGGGCCGTATGAAGGGTAATGCCGGACGCGGTGCTGAATTGGCTTTCGGATCTTTCGGTATAAAATCATTAGAACCGGCATGGATTACCAGCCGTCAGATTGAAGCGGCTCGTATTGCGGTTACCCGTTATATGAAACGTGAAGGTCAAGTTTGGATCCGTATTTTTCCTGATAAGCCCGTAACTAAAAAGCCTGCTGAGGTTCGTATGGGTAAAGGTAAAGGTGCACCAGAGTACTGGGTAGCTGTAGTTCGCCCAGGCCGCATGTTATTTGAAGCAGAAGGCGTTCCTTTGGAAGTTGCCAAAGAAGCTTTACGCTTAGCTGCACAAAAATTGCCGGTACAAACTAAGTTTGTAATACGTAGAGATTACGTAGAAGCATAAATCGTCTAGCCCACCATTTGTTGGTGGGCCTGCCGTTACCAGGCCCACGTCATTTGATATGATATTTAATTATAACATTTGGTATAAAAGACAATACACTGAAATAAGAAAATGAAGAATTCAGAAATCTTAGAACTATCAAAAGAGGACTTAGTAGCCCGTATCGCTGAAGAGAAGGCAGGCCTCAACAAGTTGAAATTTGCTCATGCTGTTTCTGCTATAGAAAATCCATTGCGGATCAATGCCGCCAGAAAAGTAATTGCTCGTTTGCAAACAGAACTTTCTGCACGCAAAAACGCAGAAAAAAAACAAGCACAGGAAGCAGCCGCTGAAGCACAATAATTTTAAGTCGAAATGGAAAGAAATTTAAGAAAAACAAGAATCGGCTTGGTAGTAAGCAACAAAATGGATAAGTCCATTGTAGTGGCTGTTGAGCGTAAAGTAAAACACCCTATTTATGGTAAATTCGTAAAGAAAACTACCAAATTCAAAGCTCATGACGAAGCAAACACCTGTGGTATCGGCGATACGGTGTTGATTATGGAAACTCGTCCGCTGAGTAAAACTAAAAATTGGAGATTAGTTGAAATTTTAGAAAGGGCTAAGTAACATGGTACAACAGGAATCAAGACTGACAGTTGCCGATAACAGTGGAGCTAAAGAAGTTTTAGTGATCCGTGTGTTAGGCGGTACCGGTAAGCGCTATGCATCATTAGGAGACAAAATTGTTGTAACCGTTAAAAGTGCTATCCCTGCCGGAAATATCAAAAAAGGAACAGTATCTAAGGCTGTAGTAGTTAGAACAAAAAAAGAAGTACGTCGTAAAGATGGTTCTTATATTCGTTTTGACGATAATGCGGCCGTATTATTAAATAATCAAGATGAGCCTCGTGGAACACGTATCTTTGGCCCAGTTGCCAGAGAATTGCGTGAGAAGCAGTTCATGAAAATTGTATCATTAGCACCGGAGGTTTTATAAAAATGGGACAGATTAAATTAAAAATCCGTAAAGGCGATTTGGTACAGGTGATTGCCGGTGATTCGAAAGGAACACAAGGTAAGGTTTTAGAAGTGATCGTAGATAAAAATAGAGCAATTGTTGAAGGCGCTAATTTAGTTTCGAAACACACTAAACCTAATGCGGCCAACCCTAACGGTGGTATAATAAAAAAAGAAGCACCAATTCACATTTCTAACTTAGCGTTGATAGACCCTAAATCGGGTAAAGTTACCCGCGTTGGTCGTCAGAAAAACAGCGAAGGTAAGTTAGTACGTGTGGCAAAAAAATCAGGGGAGGAGATTAAGTAATGACTTACGTACCAAGATTAAAAAGTAAATATAACGAAGAAATTCGTACTGCACTGAAAGAAAAGTTTCAGTATAAGAGTGTAATGCAAGTTCCTAAGTTGGTGAAAATTTCGCTTAATCAGGGAGTTGGTGGTGCTACTACCGACAAGAAGTTGATCGAAACAGCTATCAATGAAATGACAACGATTACCGGACAACAGGCAGTTGCGGCAAAATCTAAGAAAGATATTTCTAACTTTAAGTTGCGTAAAGGTATGCCCGTAGGTGTACATGTTACTTTGCGTGACAGTAAGATGTATGAGTTCTTAGATCGTTTAATAGCAGTTGCGTTACCTCGTATCCGTGATTTTAAAGGAATCAACGATAAGGGTTTTGACGGTAGGGGCAACTACACCATGGGCGTTACAGAGCAGATTATCTTCCCGGAAATAAATATTGATAAAATCAGTAAAATTATGGGTATGGATATTACCTTTGTAACCACCGCTCAAACAGATGTAGAAGCGTTGGAATTGCTTAAACAATTCGGTTTACCATTTAAAAATCAAAATACAACTAATGGCTAAAGAAGGAATTAAAGCACGCGAAGTAAAGCGTGCCAAGTTGGTTGCAAAATACGCTGAGAAGCGTGCTGAATTAAAAGCAGCCGGTGATTATGAAGCATTAGATAAATTACCAAAAAATGCATCCCCAGTACGTTTACATAACCGTTGTAAGCTTACAGGACGGCCTAAAGGTTACATGCGCCAGTTTGGCATCTCTCGTGTAACTTTCCGTGAAATGGCTTTAGCGGGTAAGATCCCAGGGATAAAGAAGGCTTCTTGGTAGTTTAACTGAGTTTTACGTTTACGTGATTAGTTAATAAGTTTAGTGTAAGCGGACTTTTGACGAGCGTTTACGTAAATTTATTACTTAATAACAAATATTAACAGATAGCAGGTCTGCTACTATGAGGTAAAGGAAACCACTATCACTATTTATAACAAATGAACACAGATTCAATAGCAGATTACCTTACACGAGTAAGGAATGCCATTAAGGCCAACCACAGGGTTGTTGAAATTCCTGCATCAAACCTTAAAAAGGAAATCACAAAGGTTCTTTTTGATAAGGGTTACATTACGAACTATAAGTTTGAGGATTCCAATGTTCAGGGCGTAATCAAAATAGCTTTGAAATATCATCCAATAACCAAAGTTCCTGCTATTCGCACATTGACCCGTGTGAGTAAACCAGGTTTAAGAAAGTATGCAGGTGTTGAAACTATGCCCCGGGTTTTAAATGGATTGGGAATTGCCGTCTTATCTACATCGAAGGGTGTAATGACAGATAAAGAGGCCAAAAACCTGAACGTCGGTGGTGAGGTTTTATGTTACGTTTATTAATCAGGAGGAAAACACACAATGTCAAGAATTGGAAAAGCGCCTATCGCTATCCCTGCAGGTGTTACCGTTACGGTGTCTGACAAGAACTTAGTAACTGTAAAAGGTCCAAAAGGGGAATTAACACAAAATGTAGATTCGGCCATTACCGTAGTTCAAGAAGACGGTAATATCGTTGTTAAGCGTCCTACCGATAACAAGAACCATAAGTCATTGCATGGATTATATCGTGCCTTGATTAATAATATGGTTGTTGGTGTTACCGAAGGATATAAAACTACTCAAGAATTAGTTGGGGTAGGATACCGTGCAAGCCATCAGGGAAGCACGTTGGATTTAGTTTTAGGATATTCTCACCACATCGTAATGGTATTACCTAAGGAAGTAAAAGTTACAACTACTTCGGAAAAGGGTAAGAATCCTACGATTACGTTAGAGTCGATCGATAAGCAATTGATTGGTCAGGTAGCGGCGAAAATCCGTTCATTACGTGCACCAGAACCTTACAAAGGAAAAGGTATCAAATTTGCTGGTGAAGTATTAAGAAGAAAAGCAGGTAAATCAGCTAAAAAATAATCATCATGGCAGGAAGTAAATTATCTCGCAGAGAGCGAATCAAAAAAGGGATCAGAAAACGTTTGACCGGTTCTGCAGAGCGTCCTCGTCTTTCTGTATATAGAAGCAATAAAGGCATCTATGCACAGGTTATCGATGATGTTGCTGGTAAAACCCTAGTTTCTGCATCCTCTTCGTCAAAAGACTTTAGCGCCGATGGCACTAAGGTTGAACAGTCTAAAGCAGTAGGCAAGTTACTTGCCGAAAAAGCGAAAGCAGCAGGAATTAACCAAGTAGTTTTTGACCGTAACGGTTATTTGTACCACGGGCGTGTGAAATCGTTGGCAGATGGTGCACGTGAAGGCGGTTTAGACTTTTAATTAAAACAGAGAGATGTCAGTAAATAGTATTAAAAGAGTAAAATCAAGCGAAATTGAATTAAAGGATCGTTTGGTTAGCATTCAACGTGTTGCCAAGGTTACCAAAGGTGGTCGTACCTTCAGTTTCTCAGCCATCGTAGTGGTAGGTGATGAAAACGGAGTTGTCGGTTACGGTTTAGGAAAAGCCAAGGAAGTTACGGAAGCCATTGCCAAAGGTGTTGATGATGCTAAAAAGAATTTAGTTAAAGTTCCCATTATTAAAGGTACTGTGCCTCACGCACAGTTAGGTAAATATTCTGGTGGATCTGTACTGATTAAACCAGCGGTTCACGGTACTGGTGTATTAGCAGGTGGTGCTATGCGTGCGGTATTGGAAAGCGCAGGGGTAACAGATGTATTGGCAAAATCTACAGGTTCTTCTAACCCACACAATGTTGTAAAAGCTACAATCGATGCGCTGACCAAAATGCGCGACGCTTATACAGTGGCTCAGCACCGTGGTGTAGATTTGAACAAAGTATTTAATGGATAAGCATTATGGCGAAAATAAAAATCACTCAGATTAAGAGCGTTATCGACAGAAGCGAGCGCCAGAAGAAAACAATGCAGGCATTAGGTTTAACAAAAATCAATAAGTCTGTAGAAGTTGAAGCTACACCGGCAATTATCGGTATGGTTAGAAAAGTTAACCATTTAGTAGCTATAGAGAGTTTGTAATTCATATTGTCTTTAAGAGCTGCTGCCCTACTATTACGACGCCTTATGGGAAATGATATTTAGCGCAGTGGCTAATAAAGATGATGGAAGAAGTTTAATCGTTCTCCCTGATTAGTGAAAGCGAAGGGGAACACAACACAAGTTTATCATATCATGAACTTATCTAATCTAAAACCTGCAGCAGGTTCTGTAAAAAGTAGAAAACGTATCGGTCGCGGTACAGGCTCCGGTCGTGGTGGTACTTCTACCCGTGGGCATAAAGGCGCTGGCTCTCGTTCCGGACATAGCACTAAAATAGGTTTCGAAGGCGGACAAATGCCACTTCAAAGACGTGTGCCTAAAGTCGGGTTTAAAAATCCAAATCGTGTAGAATATGTAGGTATCAATTTGGACGTATTGCAAAGTTTGGCGGAAAAGTATAACTTAACAGTTGTTGATTTTGATACGTTAAAAGAGCATGGATTGGTGTCCAGAAAAGATTTAATAAAAATACTTGGACGCGGGGAAATAAAAACCAAACTAGAAGTTAAAGCACATGCATTCTCTGCTACTGCACAAAAAAATATAGAAGCTGCAGGCGGATCGATCGTAAAACTTTAATTAAATGAAGAAGCTAATCACAACCTTAACCAATATTTGGAAAATTGAAGATTTAAGAACGCGTATTTTAAATACGCTTCTATTTCTTTTAATTTACCGTGTAGGTTCTCATATAGTGTTGCCAGGCGTAGACCCGAGTTCGTTGGATCAGGAAGCGAAAGATGGTATATTAGGATTGCTTAACATGTTTGCTGGAGGGTCTTTTTCCCGTTCGGCAATTTTTGCTTTAGGGGTAATGCCATATATCTCTGCGTCTATCGTGGTTCAGCTTCTAGGGATTGCCGTGCCATACTTCCAGAAACTACAAAAAGAAGGAGAAAGTGGGCGTAAAAAGATGACGCAAATTACCCGCTATCTCACCTTAGCCATCACACTTGTTCAAGCTGTAGCCTATGTTAGGTCTCAGATTAGCCCTGAAGCTAAAACAATGGATGAACCGTTCTTTACGATCTTGTCTACTTTCATTCTAACTGCAGGTACAATGTTTGTTATGTGGCTGGGAGAGAAAATAACTGACAAAGGAATAGGAAATGGTATTTCGTTGATTATTATGGTCGGGATTATCGCACAATTGCCTAGTGGTTTATTAAGTGAGTGGGCTTCTCGTATGGATGGTCATGGAGGGTTAATTCCTTTCATTGTGGAGATTGCGGCATTGTTCTTCGTGGTAGTCTTTACCATTCTCATCGTTCAAGGGGTACGTAAGATTCCCGTGCAATATGCAAAGAAGATTGTTGGGAATAAGCAGTATGGGGGAGTTCGTCAGTATATCCCGTTAAAGGTAAATTCTGCCGGGGTGATGCCTATTATTTTTGCCCAAGCAATTATGTTTGTGCCCACCACAATGGCGCAGTTCTTTCCAAACCTTCAATCGTCATTCTTGACATCTTTGAGCAATTTTACGTCGGTAGCTTATAACGTAACCTTCGCTTTTTTGATTATTGCTTTTACGTTTTTCTATACAGCCATCATGGTAAACCCACAGCAAATGGCTGATGATATGAAAAAGAATGGCGGCTTTATACCAGGTGTAAAACCTGGTGTGGCAACCAGCGGTTATATTGACGGCGTTATCTCGAAGATCACCTTGCCGGGCTCGATATTTCTGGCAATCATTGCTATCCTTCCAGCAATAGCAAGTTTGCTTGGAGTGAACAGTCAGTTTGCTCACTTCTATGGTGGTACTTCATTATTAATATTAGTAGGTGTTGTATTAGATACTTTACAGCAGATCGAAAGCCATTTGTTAATGCGTCATTACGATGGATTAATGAAAACAGGCCGTGTGAAAGGGCGCGGAACCGCTGTATCCAGTGGCGTAGCTGATCCTACTATATAATAGCGTAATAGTGCATAATGTCGAAAGTAATTTATAAGTCTGAAGAAGAGATAGAGTTAATACGCAAGAGTGCTGATGTGCTTTCTCGTACATTGGCCGAAATTGCAAAAGAAATAAAACCGGGAGTAAAAACTATTCGATTGGATAAATTAGCATTTGATTTCATCCATGATAATGGCGGAACTCCCGCTTTTTTAAACTATAATGGATTTCCTTATTCGCTGTGTATTTCGGTAAACGACCAGATCGTGCATGGTTTCCCAAGCGATTATACGTTGAAGGATGGTGATATTATCAGTGTAGACGGGGGAGTGGTATTAGCAGGATATATCAGTGATTCTGCATATACTTTTGCTGTAGGGCAAATAAGTGAGGAGGTCGAGAGCCTGCTAACAGTAACTAAGGAGAGTTTACGTATAGGTGTGGAACAAGCTGTTGTTGGAAAGCGAGTAGGAGATATATCGTACGCTATACAGTCTTACATACAGCAGTACGGCTATGGTATAGTTAAAGAGTTGGTAGGGCATGGTGTGGGGGTAAAGCTTCATGAGAAACCTGAAGTTCCAAACTACGGACAGCGTGGGAAAGGTAGTAAACTGGAACGCGGGATGGTTGTAGCCATAGAACCCATGGTAAATTTAGGTAAAGCGGGAGTTAAGTTCTGGGATGATGGTTGGACGGTTAGCACAATCGATGCTAAACCCTCTGCACATTTTGAGCACACAGTGGCTATAAATAAGGGGAAACCGGATATTTTAACCACGTTTTCCTATGTTGAGGAAGTTTTAAATAAAAAAGGTTGATAATCAGCAATTTTATTTTTAACTTTGCATCCCTGTTTGTGCAAGGTTTATAAATATATAATAATCAATAACATATGGCTAAACAAGCCTCTATTGAACAAGACGGCGTCATTAAAGAAGCATTATCAAACGCGATGTTTCGTGTAGAATTAGAAAATGGACATGAAATAATAGCGCATATCTCTGGAAAAATGCGTATGCATTATATCAAGATATTACCCGGAGATAGGGTTAAGTTGGAAATGTCTCCATACGATTTAACGAAGGGGAGAATAACCTATAGATATAAATAAGTCATTTACTTAGTTACCGCGTACTTGCTAGGTAGTTAACGATAACAAAACAAGTAGTGGTGGCGATATCTGTTAAAGGTGAAATAGCTCTTCGTGTTGATTAATTTTAATGACGGGGTGTCAGCATAAAAAAAAGAAACAACGAAAATTATAAGAGATGAAAGTTAGAGCATCTATCAAAAAACGTAGCGCTGATTGTAAAATCATTCGCCGTAAAGGGAAAGTGTTTGTAATTAACAAAAAGAATCCTAAGTTCAAGCAACGTCAGGGATAGTAAATTGGAGGTAAAAGGAGAAGGTTAGCATAGCTTGAGGTCGCATACTTGGCTATCCATACCCACAAACCTTTAACTCTTAACCGTAATAATTAATATGGCAAGGATAGCAGGTATAGATTTACCAAGAAACAAAAGAGGAGTAATCGGACTTACTTACATCTTTGGTATCGGTCTTTCGACAGCAAAAAGTATTTTAGCGGAAGCTGGAATCGACGAAGACGTGAAGGTACAGGAATGGACCGATGATCAGTTGACTACCATTCGTAATATCATCAACGATAAAGTAAAAGTTGAAGGGGCATTACGTTCTGAGGTGCAATTAAACATTAAGCGCTTAATGGATATCGGTTGTTACCGTGGTTTGCGTCATCGTAAAGGCTTACCACTCCGTGGGCAGCGTACAAAGAACAATTCGCGTACCCGTAAAGGGAAACGTAAGACCGTTGCTAACAAGAAAAAAGCTACTAAATAATAATTGATACAATACAATGGCTAAAAGTAAAAAAGTAACCAAGAAGCGTATTGTGGTGATTGAACCTGTTGGTCAGGCTCATATCAATGCAACCTTTAACAATATCATTGTAACGTTAACTAATAATCAGGGTCAGACCATTGCTTGGTCTTCTGCCGGTAAGATGGGTTTTAAGGGTTCTAAGAAGAACACCCCATATGCAGCATCGCAAGCAGCGAATGACTGTGGTAAGGTTGCTCATGATTTGGGATTGCGTAAGGTTGAAGTGTTTGTAAAAGGACCTGGAGCTGGACGTGAGTCTGCTATTCGTACCTTACAGACACAAGGCATTGAAGTGACAGCAATCAGAGATATCACTCCACTTCCGCATAATGGTTGTCGTCCACCTAAAAGGAGACGAGTTTAATTAATTAAGTTTAAAGCTAAGATTCTCTAACCGCGGGTTAGAAGATACTTTAAAGAGAAATATAATGGCAAGATATACAGGACCAAAGTCCAAAATCGCCCGGAAATTCAGAGAGCCAATTTTTGGACCTGATAAAGCATTAGAGCGTAAGAATTATCCCCCGGGAATGCACGGTGCGTCTAAGCGTCGTGGAAAGCAATCTGAATATGCGATTCAGTTGCATGAGAAGCAAAAAGCAAAATATACATATGGTGTATTGGAGCGTCAATTCGCTAACTTATTTGATAAAGCCTCTGCTAAGGAAGGTATTACAGGTGAGAATTTGCTCAAATTTTTAGAGGCTCGTTTGGATAATACCGTTTATCGCTTAGGTATTGCCCCAACTCGTTCCGGAGCCCGTCAATTAGTAGGACACAAGCATATTACTGTTAACGGAAATATAGTCAATATTCCTTCTTATAGTGTTCGCCCAGGTGATATTATCGCCGTGAGAGAGCGTTCTAAGTCTTTGGAGGCTATTACGACATCTGTTGCAGGTAGAAAACTAAATAAATATAGTTGGCTAGAATGGGATGCAAACGGACTTACAGGTAAGTTCTTGAATTTTCCAAACCGCGATGAAATTCCTGAAAATATCAAGGAGCAATTAATCGTCGAATTGTATTCTAAATAGTTTATTACTATACAAACAGGTAAACACTATGTTATATTGGTTGTTTACCTGTTACACAGCAATCATTTCAATCAAACAATTAATTAGAAATAAATGGCAATCTTAGCATTTCAGAAACCGGATAAAGTTATCATGCAAAAATCCACGGAGTTTGACGGTACGTTTGAATTCCGGCCGTTAGAACCAGGTTTCGGTGTAACCATAGGTAATGCTCTACGCCGTATATTGTTGTCTTCGTTAGAAGGTTATGCAATTACTTCTGTTCGTTTTTCTGGTGTTTCTCATGAATTTTCAACTATCACTGGAGTGGTTGAAGATGTTACGGAGATTATCTTGAATT
This Olivibacter sp. SDN3 DNA region includes the following protein-coding sequences:
- the rplD gene encoding 50S ribosomal protein L4, which codes for MEVQVLNISGKETGAKVQLPEAVFGVTPNDHAIYLDVKQYLANQRQGTHKSKQRNEIAGSTRKLHKQKGTGGARAGSIKSPLFNGGGRIFGPQPRDYSFKLNKKLKAVARKSALSYKAQENNILILDDVNFDSIKTKNYVKLIADLNVANEKTLLVLPALNKNVYLSSRNLKKTKVITAADINTYDVLNASKLLLTADTVKTLEEAFAK
- the rplW gene encoding 50S ribosomal protein L23, whose protein sequence is MEILKKPVLTEKASILTEKSNRYAFKVDHRANKLQIKAAVEQMFGVNVAAVNTMVVCGKTKSRYTKAGNITGRAPKYKKAIITLKDGETIDFYSTI
- the rplB gene encoding 50S ribosomal protein L2; the encoded protein is MAVKRFKPVTPGTRFRVGADYSDVTTNVPEKSLVVKIKKSGGRNNTGKMTMRYLGGGHKKSYRLIDFKRDKKDVPAKVATIEYDPNRTARIALLNYADGEKRYIIAPEGLQVGQTIVAGENVAPEIGNTLPLKNIPLGSIIHNIELNPGQGGSIARSAGTYAQLSARDGKYAIIKLPSSETRMILASCVATIGAVSNPEKANQVLGKAGRKRWLGRRPRVRGVAMNPVDHPMGGGEGRASGGHPRSRTGVLAKGYKTRYKKKTSNRYIIERRKK
- the rpsS gene encoding 30S ribosomal protein S19; amino-acid sequence: MARSIKKGPYIDHNLERKVLSMNETNKKSVVKTWSRRSMISPDFVGHTFAVHNGNKFIPVYVTENMVGHKLGEFAPTRTFRGHAEKKK
- the rplV gene encoding 50S ribosomal protein L22, whose amino-acid sequence is MEATNKVKKKKSVLIREQKEQAQKGGASTAKLLNCPTSPRKMRLVVDLIRGEKVEKALYILKYTNKEAAGRVEKLLLSAIKNWEASNEDKRVEDSELYVKEVSVGGGRQLKRLRPAPQGRGYRIRKRSNHVTLVVDSKTTEPQN
- the rpsC gene encoding 30S ribosomal protein S3, with protein sequence MGQKAHPIGNRLGIIKGWDSNWFGGNNYSDKLVEDEKIRKYLSVRIAKGGVAKVVIERTLKRITVTIHTARPGIVIGKGGQEVDKIKEELKKLTKKDVQINIFEIKRPELDAQLVADGVAKQLEARISFRRAMKTTIASTMRMGAEGIKIMCSGRLGGAEMARTEQYKEGRIPLHTFRADIDYALTEAHTTYGKIGVKVWICKGEVYGKRDLSPNVGQGNVKGRGEGAGNFGGDRNRGGNDRRGGRNDRRGGRGGNRSGAGRGKN
- the rplP gene encoding 50S ribosomal protein L16, producing MLQPKRTKFRKMQKGRMKGNAGRGAELAFGSFGIKSLEPAWITSRQIEAARIAVTRYMKREGQVWIRIFPDKPVTKKPAEVRMGKGKGAPEYWVAVVRPGRMLFEAEGVPLEVAKEALRLAAQKLPVQTKFVIRRDYVEA
- the rpmC gene encoding 50S ribosomal protein L29, which produces MKNSEILELSKEDLVARIAEEKAGLNKLKFAHAVSAIENPLRINAARKVIARLQTELSARKNAEKKQAQEAAAEAQ
- the rpsQ gene encoding 30S ribosomal protein S17: MERNLRKTRIGLVVSNKMDKSIVVAVERKVKHPIYGKFVKKTTKFKAHDEANTCGIGDTVLIMETRPLSKTKNWRLVEILERAK
- the rplN gene encoding 50S ribosomal protein L14 — translated: MVQQESRLTVADNSGAKEVLVIRVLGGTGKRYASLGDKIVVTVKSAIPAGNIKKGTVSKAVVVRTKKEVRRKDGSYIRFDDNAAVLLNNQDEPRGTRIFGPVARELREKQFMKIVSLAPEVL
- the rplX gene encoding 50S ribosomal protein L24, with amino-acid sequence MGQIKLKIRKGDLVQVIAGDSKGTQGKVLEVIVDKNRAIVEGANLVSKHTKPNAANPNGGIIKKEAPIHISNLALIDPKSGKVTRVGRQKNSEGKLVRVAKKSGEEIK
- the rplE gene encoding 50S ribosomal protein L5, coding for MTYVPRLKSKYNEEIRTALKEKFQYKSVMQVPKLVKISLNQGVGGATTDKKLIETAINEMTTITGQQAVAAKSKKDISNFKLRKGMPVGVHVTLRDSKMYEFLDRLIAVALPRIRDFKGINDKGFDGRGNYTMGVTEQIIFPEINIDKISKIMGMDITFVTTAQTDVEALELLKQFGLPFKNQNTTNG
- the rpsN gene encoding 30S ribosomal protein S14, which encodes MAKEGIKAREVKRAKLVAKYAEKRAELKAAGDYEALDKLPKNASPVRLHNRCKLTGRPKGYMRQFGISRVTFREMALAGKIPGIKKASW
- the rpsH gene encoding 30S ribosomal protein S8; this translates as MNTDSIADYLTRVRNAIKANHRVVEIPASNLKKEITKVLFDKGYITNYKFEDSNVQGVIKIALKYHPITKVPAIRTLTRVSKPGLRKYAGVETMPRVLNGLGIAVLSTSKGVMTDKEAKNLNVGGEVLCYVY